The Gammaproteobacteria bacterium genome segment TAAGTCTAAAGCGGCGGCGAGATGAATGGCATCGAGGCCACGCAGTGCGTGCTTGACTGCCAGGTCCCCTGCTTCTGTTTCAGCAAGGTCGAGAACGGCAAAGTCCCGCCATTGCTGCTTCAGCATCAGCAACACGCGCTTAAAAGCATCCGGGTCTAGATCGCCCTCCCGGCTCCGGCGCGCCAAAGCCGCCACCGCCTCCGGATAGGCGACCCGCGACGTGGCAAGCACTTCTGCGTCAAGCGCCCAGCGGCGCACTGAATCTGCGCGGGCCTCGTCAAGGTAGAGTTTGATCAGACTGCTGGTGTCCAGGTAAAGGATCACCGCCGATCTTTAAGCACGGTCTCGCTCAGTGGTTTGCCGCGTACTGCAATCCCGCCCAGTCCCGCAGGTTTGCCTCCAGACCATTTGAGTTTGCCCTGTGAGGCGAGCAACAAGGCGGCCTCACGCTCAGAACTCAGCGGCACGAGTTCCGCTACCTCCTCGCCCCGATCGGTAATGATGACCCGTTCACCTCGTTGCGCTTGTTGCACATAGCGGCTCAGATGCGCCTTGAGTTCCTTGATGCCCACTGTTTTCATATTAATTAACCCTGAGGTGACTGTGAGGTAGTCACATCAACAGTATATTTGTGATCCCCACAAAATGCAATGGAAACCGGCAAGGCTATTGTGCGTTCCCCCCCTTTGTAAAAGGGGAGAGATGGCAAGCCGTCGAACGCCAAGCCACGGATGGCTTGGCTGGACTTTCGCGCGTAGCAGGATGCGTAGCGTAGAAAGAGGGGGATTTGCGTAGTGGTCATCCCCATTTTTCAATGAGTGGCCTGTTTCTTAAATTTACTGTTTTGGAAATTCTTCCAGGCTGCATCTACAAATGCCTTAAACTCTTGCCGAAAACGCTCTTGTCGAAAGTGCATGGCATTCTCTCTGCACCTTTCGGCGGAAATCCGGTCGCGCGCCTGTTCGAACTCTTCGATTGCATTGACTATCGCTGCGGCATTCTGCTCTTTAAAAAATACGCCGGTGGGATGTTCATCATTCAGTCCACGTATCGTTTCGAGCACACCCCCCTTAGCATAGGCGATTACAGGTGTGCCACAGGCTTGCGCCTCCAGTGGGGAGATTCCAAAGTCCTCCTCGGC includes the following:
- a CDS encoding type II toxin-antitoxin system VapC family toxin; translated protein: MILYLDTSSLIKLYLDEARADSVRRWALDAEVLATSRVAYPEAVAALARRSREGDLDPDAFKRVLLMLKQQWRDFAVLDLAETEAGDLAVKHALRGLDAIHLAAALDLRQISPSVRIAFSSFDVRLNQAATAEGLPVLDANTA
- a CDS encoding type II toxin-antitoxin system Phd/YefM family antitoxin codes for the protein MKTVGIKELKAHLSRYVQQAQRGERVIITDRGEEVAELVPLSSEREAALLLASQGKLKWSGGKPAGLGGIAVRGKPLSETVLKDRR